The following proteins come from a genomic window of Nicotiana tomentosiformis chromosome 12, ASM39032v3, whole genome shotgun sequence:
- the LOC138903074 gene encoding uncharacterized protein, translating into MDRLAAEKETARAQLSSIKSQFQGMKEKSLIQAKKIEELEARLSSELAKAKSETKKAKTEAEEIMVVYRDDAEDAQVQAKEATETIQTRAYSVIELAKCQSRRETLEEIHARGFDLTEEIIKAKELEAEARSLASDDDDDEIKSGSESEEDFDGEETAPGDNQEP; encoded by the coding sequence ATGGACCgccttgctgcagagaaagagactgctcgagcccaattatcatcgatCAAAAGTCAATTTCAAggtatgaaggagaagagcttgaTTCAGGCGAAGAAAATAGAGGAACTTGAGGCCCGGTTGTCTTctgaacttgcaaaggccaagtCCGAAACCAAAAAGGCAAAGACCGAGGCAGAGGAGATCATGGTTGTCTACCGGGATGATGCCGAAGACGCCCAAGTTCAAGCGAAAGAGGCAACCGAGACCattcaaactcgagcatattcgGTTattgaactcgccaaatgccaatcacGGAGGGAAACACtggaggagatccatgctcggggctttgatcttaccgaagagataataaaggctaaagagcttgaagccgaaGCTAGATctttggcttctgatgatgatgatgacgagatcaagagcgggtccgagagcgAGGAGGACttcgatggagaagagactgcccccggAGATAACCAGGAACCTTag